The Astyanax mexicanus isolate ESR-SI-001 chromosome 18, AstMex3_surface, whole genome shotgun sequence DNA window AGGAAAAATATATTGAAaagatcatttattattattgaccTTCTTACTCTCATCATCCCTCAGCTCCACCCATTTCTTATGGACTGTAATTTACACTTAGCAGTCCTGGCAACATCCTCCTACAACACAGCAGTTTAACCAGACACCCCAGGTTTCACTAGTAACACGATCTCAGATTAACTGCTGTTGATATTGCAGGTTTAACTGCTGTTGTTattgctgtgaaaaaaaaaaacgtgttgctGGCACAACACagtacatttaattacagtacctttaaaacactatttttttatcACAGCAATTATTAGACTATATTACAAGGTGTTACATCATTTTAACATTTGTAAATAAATTCCTGAAATAAAGACACTGTTTTTATCACAAATTCCATTTAttgtatcatttttaacattttaaaacattaattaagtACATACATATCACATactaaatacagtattttgtaaAACAGCAACAGCTGTCCTGAACATACAAAGGAAAAGCACATAAATAAAGAGTTTCAGCATACAAACAACTAAATAGTCTCACTTTAAattaaggctcctttataaagggattattatttatggttattaattaagttattaatcattaataagcagttataacataATTAATAAGGGTCTGccatgtaccaaatagtgattccacattaattcatactgttaaacctcagatcctTTTAGATGCttatcttattttgtcttttccatcagtcagcattaacagtTCTGTTAATAACTTTGTTCATTTAAGTATaacaacatattaaatgactaaactgactttctatattgttttattacatatgttaaaaaAGGCATTGTCATGGTTGCTCTTTCTATtaatgtgttgtaagtgcttattaatgtttttaaagtatttacaacttaatttataaccataaCCATTTATAGACCCTTatagagccttattttaaagtggttccaaCTAAACCATATAAACTGAAAACCAAAGTGATAATTATTTCAGCTATTAGCTATCTCCAGATAACTACatctattaatatttaatatataatttgtgTATTCAGGGAGTGATTAGTTAAGCTAAAAACCTACCTCAGCATTACTACATTGAGGTAACCCATCACTAGCATAAGGCCGCTAAGATACAAGCCTAGTTTACCGTTAGCACGCTGTAGAtttctgtgattatatacagtaacaGAGGATATATAGTTTATCTAACCCTCTGTAGCtttctgtgattatatacagtaactGAGGATATATATAGTtcatctaacctgctgtagctttctgtgattatatacagtaacgGAGGATATATAgtttatctaacctgctgtagctttctgtgattatatacagtaacgAAGAATATATAGTTTATCTAACCCTCTGTAGCtttctgtgattatatacagtaacgAAGAATATATAGTTTATCTAACCCTCTGTAGCtttctgtgattatatacagtaacgAAGAATATATAGTTTATCTAACCCTCTGTAGCtttctgtgattatatacagtaactGAGGATATATAGTTTATCTAACCCTCTGTAGCtttctgtgattatatacagtaacgGGGGATATATAGTTTATCTAACCCTCTGTAGCtttctgtgattatatacagtaacgGGGGATATATAGTTTATCTAACCCACTGTAGCTTTCTGTGATTATATACGGTAACGggggatatatagattatctaacccgctgtagctttctgtgattatatatggtaacggaggatatatagattatctaacccgctgtagctttctgtgattatatatggtaacggaggatatatagattatctaacctgctgtagttTTCTGTGTTAATATACAGTTACGGAGGATATATAAATAATCTAACCTGCTGAAACTTTTTTTGAATTTATATACAGTTACTGAAGATATATAGATTCTGtctacagtataataaaaatataatctgagTTGATGATAatagaaaatagattttttttaaatcactgatgCTTTGGCTTAAATCTAGACACAAGAATCAGAGTAACTTCAGTGGTGACTATGTGATTATATTGAGTTGAAAAGtacttaaaataaggttaaaatGAGCCTGATTAAGGTCATTATTcctaaaaataagcaaaataatgttaatattagataatgctaatacttgctaagatttattttttgcagtataaaAGTACTGTAAGAGAAATTATCTTATTTCAGTGCAATATGTCTCCTCTGAACATTGTTTGTGACTTACTAAGAATTGTGTATGTGTAAGACTATTTTGCTTAATTTAGGACAAACAATCAGtctcacttagaattttcactttatttttagacattttaacaaaataatcACAAATCTAAGTATAAAATCAGGCATTTTTACTTGATTTATGTCTTACTTCACACATTTATAAATTTTGAGATTTCATATTTTAAGAATTGTTACTAAGATAAATTTGGCATTGGCAAATGTGTTTGCTTAATAAAAGCATATAATTctcaatttacattttttttttttgcagtgtatgttTCACCCTTTATCCTTTGACCGTGATGCTTTGCAGATCTACAGTAACGTCATGTTTACATGTTGTACAACATCATTTGTTGATTAAACAGCAAGAATGAGGTAAAACTCTATGAATTGTGTTACAGTGTAATAAAACTCTTTCTTAAGTAAAAGATTAGCTACATGGTGTGACGTGTTACTGTTTGACTTGAGCTCCAGGCTGTAGGGAGTGTTTGAggttgtgtgtgctgtgtgtgtatgtgtgtgctgtgtgtatgtGGCAGAGAGCATCAGGTGAAGGTTGGTGAGGTAGAGAACAGCACTCCATTGCTTCCTGCTCCCCCTCCCGCTGCTCTGTAGGTAAAAACACAGTCACAGGAGGTTACGATTTCATAGCAACCACTCCGAGATCCCACCCACCCTATTCTCCAGCTCAGTGACCGGGGGAGGAGGCAGCAAAACAGGTGCACAGCTATCCACAGCTTACCTGCTGAGATGCCAATGAGTTGCTAAGGTGAGGAGTGGCATAACGGCAGTCCTTTCCTCCTCTCCGATGAGTCGCCTCCTCCTTTGGATTCTATTATCTGCTTTTTATTTGCCAGTGCAGAAAGCAAGAGTGGATTTCCAAGGCTTCAGGAATTAAAGCAATCTGATAAGGATTCAGAAACCAAGAGCAATCTGATGAGGATTCGGAAACAAGAGCAATCTAAAGAGGATTCAGGAACCAAGAGCAATCTGACAAGGATTCAGAAACAAAAAGGTAGTCTTATGACTTTTCAGGGACCAGTATTTATCTGACGAGGCTTGAGGAACAAAGAGAAAAAACTAACCAGGCTTGTGAGTACATTCTTAACTGTATCTTCCTCATTGCTTTCGAGCACAGCAAAGAAACCACCAAAGCGATGGCAAGTGGGGCACTGGAGATTGCAGCGCTGTGCCTGACGCTAGTCGGACTCATTGGTGCGGCAGCGAGCACTGGGATGCCAATGTGGCGTGTGACTGCCTTCATTGGCGAGAACATCATTGTAATGGAGACGCGCTATGAGGGCCTGTGGATGAACTGCTTCCGACAGGCCAACATTAGGATGCAGTGCAAAGTGTACGACTCCCTGTTGGCCCTGACACCTGACCTGCAGGCAGCCCGTGGCCTCATGTGCTGCTCGGTTGCCCTATCCGGCATTGGTCTTCTCGTGGCCATCATGGGGATGCAGTGTACCGCTTGTATTCGCGACAATGACCGGGCCAAACGGATGGTGCTGATTGTAGCCGGCTCCATGATCATCCTGGGGTGCCTCTGCTGCCTCATCCCTGTCTCGTGGACAGCTCACGTTATCATCCAAGACTTCTACAACCCTCTGCTTCTGGATGCCCAGCGCAGGGAGCTGGGGGAAGCACTCTACATCGGCTGGGTGTCTGCCGCCCTGCTCTTTGTAGGTGGATGCATATTCACCTGCTGCCACAACTCTTTAGATGAAGAGCCCAAACGGAAGGCTTATGCTTATGCAAGAAACGTGCCCTATGTAGCCTACCAGCCCCAACCGATGGCCTTCCAGCCCAGACCAGCTGCTGCATCTTACGGCTACCCCTCCAGTGAGCCTTCCTTCATCCAGACTTCCAGGCAGCCCTCCATGATCCAAACATCCAGACAGCAGTCCTTCATCCAGCCCTCCAGGCAGCAGTCCTTCATCCAGCCCTCCAGGCAGCAGTCCTTCATCCAGCCCTCCAGGCAGCAGTCTGTCCGCAGTGCTGTTGCCTATCTGTAAAAGCAAATGTGGACAGAGTAAAGATGTATAGGGACTTACAATGGACAGAACATTGACCTGGCAGAGATAAATGTACCTAGATTTACCACATGGAACTGGACTTTTATGAAGACTTTAAGACTTCAGACATTTCTTAGTTTATATATTCAGGTAGAAACAATTTAATGTGACCAATTAATGAGTAACTGGTTCATTCTGGTGAATTGTACAGATTTCTGGAATTCTGGAAGAGTCAGACATTAATTGCTGTttataagagaattagtatatgccttttgtgcgtttcaagccgggcaaggtgtacttttcccgttgttataatagcaaagacacactgacacgttgGGCTTCCCAAAGATGGAACCCATGTTTAACTCCTGATCCTGATCACCCATGGATAAAACTTGGTCCCCATATGTGGATGTTTTCTGGGCTGTTTCTGCTTTTTTCAGAATTAAGaatgtcttttttatgtttttttagtcaTGTGTATATAGcagttgtgtgtgtataaatgaatAACACATTTCAAATGTCAAAATAATTTTTGTGTATAAATACTACCAAGATTAAAGCATTATGAAAATTAACAgagcaaaaaaatgtttttctgtatTAACATTATGTTAGCACTGAATTCGTTGGTAATGTTGAATTATATGTTAATAAATGtgtgctttatataaaataaaagaataaaataagctTTTTGTTTTCTGAGGGATGTATTTTATGTCAGTCAAGGCGCTCGTGTTTCCTGGAGAACATGGCTTTATGGATCTTGGTAATCTCTATGCCCCGGGGCTCCAAATTACTTGAACTGCAGGTGAAACATAAACCAGTGTGCTGCCATTGTCTAAAATTCTTTAAGCAGACACACCCATACATCCAAAGAACCCCTCCAGCTTCAAGCTACAACTCAAACAGAAGGAGGAAAACCTGCTGCTCAACATTTACTGAAGGGGGACTGAATATAGCCCTTTATGGATTAGGACAACAAGATTTGAAAGATTCTAAGGGTGACGATGTTTTAAAGTTCTACAAAAAACTTAACTTCACAATCCAGAACTTTAACAAAGCCTTTACTATGAAACATGTAAGTTGAGAAACTAGACGTCAGGTATGAAAATGAGTGGTCACTGTATTTCCATGTTTCAGAGTCAAGGTAAATGAGGGACTGTGGTGTAGGACACATGACTGAAACTCTCAATAGCCATTTTCTCTTAAGGCTATTTtaagctattattattagaattggTATTTTGTGTTTCATTTGTGATAAGACActttacaatgtttaaaaaatatatgttaattatatcatttattttatttaacccaATTCCAAGTTGATTTTAAGTCcattttaatttaaatcaaagactcatatttagttattttatttacaatagaacaTAGTACCCTTACGGCAGTCTAGTAGAAGCgtcattttaaaatgaaccaatcacaaaAGCCTAAATGTGTACCTGGGCCCGGATAGGTTCCACACCTGACACAGTCCACACCTGAGTGCACCTGAACAGAACCCCACACCACCGAATTCAGGAGGCTCGAAAGCAGCTTTCACACTTTACCGAACATACTAAACCGACAGAGAAAGCGCACTCAGGTCTGGAAAAAGCCTAGTGTGAAATCTTTTTCTTCAGAGGCAGCTGGTGTGATGGGCATGGACAAAGAAGTAAAAAGGaactccattcattactctgtaggtagaagtagagatactagggtttaaaatacttctgtagaagttgaaaaacCAACttaagtattttaatatttaagtagaagtgtaaaagtactggtttcaaaactacctatagtataaaagtaaaagtaatgaatgGTGGTaagatgcactaggctccctgttttagTTGCATATATGCCGATTGAAAATGAATgtgttttagtacaatgtaaatacagtatatattaaagaagcttagttggacgtttATCTTGAGTTCTCTTGACTCTCTGTATGGATCATttttatactaggctacatacgcctgctgtgttcttgctggagtgacCCTACAATTTGGAGTCATGCTTCTTACTCACCAGATATGTAGATGAAGTAAGTAGAATTACTTCATTActttacttaaatactaaaatgctttTTTAGTTAATTGcacattgagtgaatcaagagatcaagctgatcttataagaagacattgctgctcccgttctgcctttcactctgataaccttttactgttttttataatAACTTCATTTTACTTTCAGGACTtcattactacattttacaataaactactgcaGTACCTAAGTACAAAAAATGTAGAACACTTCaatacttctacttaagtgtggagcttaaacaCTTCAGCTTTTACTCaggtcacttttttgatagagcacttttacTTTATACATGCTCCTTTCTAACACAGATCCTCCCTCTCTTGGTGAGAGCTGGTCCTGGTGCAGAACATTGTGCAGATAGGGATCTGGAGAGTGggagtctttctttctttctgctgtaTGTTTAGTAATAACCATGGTCAGAGTCACCCACATGAGAAAGGCACAACAAACACAGCGTTACAGAAGCCCTCATCTTCACGAACCAACCCAAAAAGAGCTGATCACTTCCCATAACAAAGagtcagagagggagagagggtcaGCACCATTCCACCACTTTCCATCTCATTCAGGCGACACTCGGAGACTTCCACAGTCTCTTACATCTCTCTCGCTTCTTGGATGGGAATGCTTTAACTTTGGGATTTAAATGCGATTACCTCACCTTGTCTCTGGATCTGTGTTTTCTGTGGACTTTGATCTACTAGTTCCATTTGGAAAGGTCTGATTTCCATGGTGAGTTTACCTACCTACCTTTACCTTGTTTCCTGATGAAGAAGTGTTCAGGAAGGGTTTGTCTATCATCAGTCTTTGGCAGTCAATTGTTATTGTTACTGCCACTGGGATAACTAGATTCTACCTCTCCTGCTGCTGCCAGAAAATGTCACAAGTGTAACCAGTTACATACCCTGGTTACTCCTGGACTCGCCCGTCATTGGCTCAACGTCCTCCTG harbors:
- the cldn8.1 gene encoding claudin-8 — protein: MASGALEIAALCLTLVGLIGAAASTGMPMWRVTAFIGENIIVMETRYEGLWMNCFRQANIRMQCKVYDSLLALTPDLQAARGLMCCSVALSGIGLLVAIMGMQCTACIRDNDRAKRMVLIVAGSMIILGCLCCLIPVSWTAHVIIQDFYNPLLLDAQRRELGEALYIGWVSAALLFVGGCIFTCCHNSLDEEPKRKAYAYARNVPYVAYQPQPMAFQPRPAAASYGYPSSEPSFIQTSRQPSMIQTSRQQSFIQPSRQQSFIQPSRQQSFIQPSRQQSVRSAVAYL